Part of the Granulicella cerasi genome is shown below.
CCGAACGCTTCAAGCATTGGAGGAAGGAAATGGAAAGACTATCAGAAAGACCAAATACACGCTGCAAGGTCGGCGGCCTCGGCATGCCGTTCTCCGGCTTCGGCTTCGAGCAGAAGCAGGAACAGGTCGGTTACCGTGAACTGGCAGATGCTTGGGCGCCCTACGTCGAAACGGCGATCAAAGCGTTCGGCACGGAACGATGCATGATGGAGAGCAACTTCCCTCCTGATGGATACTCGGCAGGGTACGTTCCCGTCTGGAACGCTATGAAGTACATCACGCGCGACTTCACCGCAAACGAGAAAGCAGATCTTTTCCACCGCACGGCGATGCATACCTACCGCATTTCTGTGCCCGGCCTGTAGCTTTCCACGCGAGTTGCGGCCCAGTCTGATGACCCATGATCGGCGCGGATTTGGGCTCGTGGGTGTGACGAGTAACTGGAGGCGTCATAGGCAGGAATTGTGTCTGCTTACCTTGGACAGCACCCGATGGATTCTGCCGCTGCATCGAGAATAGAGACGCAAAGCCCTGAGCAAAGCCGTCAGCTTTGCAATGAGAGCCGTGATGAAAGGCGATACACGGTGCGGACCGGGATGTAACGACTCAGCGTGCGCGTTCGATCACCTTGTCGCGCCTTGGATCCTTGTCGATCGGTGGGACTCCTTTTGTTCCGTCGTGAGAACCCGCCACATCCTGCTGGCGGCGGAGCGCGCCTGTGCCTCGATCGCATCCGGGTTGACTTTGACGAGACCATGCAACACTTGTTCGTAGAATGCACCACGCAGCAAGGCTTCGTAGAGCGCAGCATCCTGAGCAGCATCTCGTTTGAGCCAGGACCGCTTCCGGGCAACGCTCTTGAGGTAGGCGATCAGAATGCCAGTTCTGCCGCGAGCAATGTTCTTCTGGTAATGCTGTCCCAGTTCCGGGAATTGATCAGCGTCTCGTGTCACCACGCGATAGAGTGCCACCTGCTCCTCCGAGAGCAGGTGCTGAAGATACTCCACACCCGCTCGCGCGAGCCCAGGCTGCGTTGCGTTTGCAAACCAGGCAAACTGCTTCGCCAACGCTTCCTCAGGGGGAAGAGGCTCGGAGAGAAGATGGTCGGTGCAAGCAGCGACCATGACATGGCTGAAAAGCTCGTTCTTGTTTGCAAAATGGCTGTAAATCGTCTTCACGGAGACACCCGCAGAACGCGCGATCGCATCCATGGAAGCCCCTGAAAATCCGTCCCGCAGAAAATGCTCACGGGCGCTCAATACGATCAGGCGATCCTTCTCAGCCACCATGGCCGTCTTGGAACTCTCCTTCGTCGCATTCTTCATTGATTCGTCACCATTCTCTAAGAATAGAGAAGACTGAATGAATCAACAACGATCGTTTCCGCATCTCATGGGGAAACGGTCGTTTCCGCATAGCAGCGGCACGCACGCACATCAGCAGCGATAGGGGAAAGACATGCAGGTTGGAATCATCGGAGCGGGCAATATTGGATCTGCGCTAGCGCAGCACTTTCAAAAGCTCGGTCATACGGTCTTCATCGCGAACTCACGCGGACCAGAGACGCTTTCGGTCGTCGCGCAGGAGACGGGTGCAAAGCCAGTCGCCATCACGGAGGTCACGAACGGGGCCGATCTGCTCGTCATTACCATTCCAATGAAGAGCATTCCTTCCCTGCCCGCGAATCTTCTCTCCGCTCTCGCCGCCTCGTCGCCGATCATTGATACCGGGAACTACTATCCCCTACGCGATGGAGATATCTCTGAAGTAAACGCCGGGATGGTTGAGAGTGAGTGGACCTCTCGCATCCTTGGTCGCCCAGTCATCAAAGCATTCAACAACATTACTGCGGATAGCCTCCTACACAAGGCCCTTCCTCATGGGTCGGAAGGGAGGATCGCTCTTCCAGTCTCCGGAGAGGATGCTGGAGCTAAGC
Proteins encoded:
- a CDS encoding NADPH-dependent F420 reductase, with translation MQVGIIGAGNIGSALAQHFQKLGHTVFIANSRGPETLSVVAQETGAKPVAITEVTNGADLLVITIPMKSIPSLPANLLSALAASSPIIDTGNYYPLRDGDISEVNAGMVESEWTSRILGRPVIKAFNNITADSLLHKALPHGSEGRIALPVSGEDAGAKQLVIGLLDAMGFDAIDAGPLSESWRYQPGTPAYCPDPTIAQLPALLRRADRAKAVANRDQAAKLMAKLPPDFPPQELVRIARLSAGLDTWKPRSWFAILHMGFAILTRSREA
- a CDS encoding TetR/AcrR family transcriptional regulator, encoding MKNATKESSKTAMVAEKDRLIVLSAREHFLRDGFSGASMDAIARSAGVSVKTIYSHFANKNELFSHVMVAACTDHLLSEPLPPEEALAKQFAWFANATQPGLARAGVEYLQHLLSEEQVALYRVVTRDADQFPELGQHYQKNIARGRTGILIAYLKSVARKRSWLKRDAAQDAALYEALLRGAFYEQVLHGLVKVNPDAIEAQARSAASRMWRVLTTEQKESHRSTRIQGATR